The following proteins are encoded in a genomic region of Sulfurimonas sp. HSL3-7:
- a CDS encoding spermidine synthase, with translation MKEFIYPEMMVHVPLCTVKEPKNVLIVSDNAAALEAEVARHDAIASKTVSASNLLESLRNEADASADVVLVDTLTDDAAVMAHINRVLNEEGLVVLKHPSLDDEAANKFLMQIMGNYFKIIMPYNVGNGETLLLGSKAYHPTADIILHRADMLDGQQYYNCDIHPAAFATPNYIRKAYLGIIRN, from the coding sequence ATGAAAGAGTTTATCTATCCGGAGATGATGGTCCATGTACCGCTTTGTACGGTAAAAGAACCTAAGAACGTACTTATTGTGAGCGACAATGCAGCCGCACTGGAGGCCGAGGTCGCACGTCATGATGCGATTGCATCAAAGACGGTCTCTGCATCGAACCTTCTGGAGTCACTTCGTAATGAAGCGGATGCATCTGCCGATGTTGTTCTGGTGGATACATTGACAGACGATGCGGCTGTTATGGCGCACATCAACCGTGTTCTAAATGAAGAGGGGCTTGTCGTTTTGAAACACCCTTCACTAGATGATGAAGCGGCGAACAAATTCCTTATGCAGATCATGGGGAACTACTTCAAGATCATTATGCCATACAATGTCGGCAACGGCGAGACACTGCTGCTCGGTTCAAAAGCGTACCACCCGACTGCCGATATCATCCTCCACCGTGCCGATATGTTAGACGGGCAGCAGTACTACAACTGCGATATCCACCCGGCGGCATTCGCGACGCCGAACTATATTCGCAAAGCTTACCTGGGCATCATCCGCAACTGA
- the coaE gene encoding dephospho-CoA kinase (Dephospho-CoA kinase (CoaE) performs the final step in coenzyme A biosynthesis.) has product MAFKYAIALTGGIATGKSTVASLLGLSGLRIIDADAISHTILDQNAAWVKKHFGEEFVTPRGKVDRAALGKVVFADKEKRKELEAFLHPLIREEIERQSEKQDSLEYPYLIDIPLFFESQAYDIKDSVVVYTPADIQLKRFMKRNGYSEEESKRRIASQMPIDEKKARATWVIDNSGNLKHLQKECANFVEAIKAKYPTPKK; this is encoded by the coding sequence ATGGCTTTTAAATACGCGATCGCACTGACCGGTGGTATTGCGACGGGCAAGAGTACCGTCGCTTCGCTTTTGGGTCTCAGCGGGCTGCGTATCATCGATGCTGACGCGATTTCGCATACGATCCTTGATCAAAATGCGGCCTGGGTGAAAAAACACTTCGGTGAAGAGTTCGTCACTCCGCGCGGAAAGGTCGATAGGGCAGCCCTCGGCAAAGTCGTTTTTGCGGACAAAGAGAAGCGAAAAGAGCTTGAAGCGTTCCTGCACCCTTTGATCCGCGAAGAGATCGAACGCCAGAGCGAAAAACAGGATAGCCTGGAGTACCCCTACCTGATCGATATCCCCCTTTTTTTTGAGAGCCAGGCCTACGATATAAAAGACTCCGTCGTCGTCTATACCCCGGCCGATATACAGTTGAAGCGTTTCATGAAACGCAACGGTTATTCCGAAGAGGAGTCGAAGCGCCGCATCGCTTCACAGATGCCGATTGATGAGAAAAAAGCGCGCGCAACATGGGTGATCGATAACTCCGGCAACCTCAAACACCTCCAGAAAGAGTGCGCCAATTTCGTAGAAGCGATCAAAGCAAAATATCCCACCCCTAAAAAATAG
- the dapF gene encoding diaminopimelate epimerase produces MMIAKYSANGNDFVLFHTFLKRDRSQLARELCNRQSGIGADGLIVLVPHPEFDFEWQFYNADGSSAEMCGNGSRACAHYAVRYELAPNNMTFLTLAGEIKAHVDGRMVQSDLTPPLILNRDIEHDGKKFWLIDTGVPHLVTFDADIDNFNIMEARELRHHYNANVNIAKVQEDGTIRVRTYERGVEDETLACGTGMAACFYRANQEGWVSDNTKVYPTSGERLYLGLVEGTITFKGEVTPTFVTEWAQ; encoded by the coding sequence ATGATGATCGCAAAATACAGTGCCAACGGTAATGACTTTGTTCTCTTCCACACTTTTCTAAAAAGAGACCGTTCGCAGCTGGCAAGAGAGCTCTGCAACCGTCAGTCGGGCATCGGGGCCGACGGATTGATCGTGCTTGTGCCGCACCCGGAATTTGATTTTGAGTGGCAGTTCTATAATGCGGACGGCTCAAGTGCGGAGATGTGCGGCAACGGTTCACGCGCCTGTGCCCACTACGCGGTTCGTTACGAACTTGCGCCGAACAACATGACCTTCCTGACCCTTGCCGGCGAGATCAAAGCGCATGTCGACGGGCGGATGGTACAGAGCGACCTGACCCCGCCGCTGATCCTCAACAGAGATATCGAACATGACGGCAAGAAGTTCTGGCTGATCGACACCGGGGTACCGCACCTGGTCACCTTCGATGCGGACATCGATAATTTCAACATTATGGAAGCGCGGGAACTTCGCCATCACTACAATGCCAATGTGAATATCGCCAAGGTTCAGGAAGACGGCACGATCCGCGTGCGTACCTATGAACGCGGTGTCGAAGACGAGACCTTGGCCTGCGGCACCGGGATGGCAGCCTGTTTCTACCGCGCCAATCAAGAGGGGTGGGTCAGTGACAATACCAAAGTCTACCCGACAAGCGGTGAAAGGCTCTATCTTGGGCTTGTGGAGGGGACGATCACCTTCAAAGGGGAGGTCACACCGACATTTGTGACGGAGTGGGCGCAGTAA
- a CDS encoding TIGR03545 family protein: MEFIKKLFKALNSAQHPWQVTLAITLGMVAGLTPMSGTQTLLILFVVFLLNIHIGLFFAASALFAGIAYIFDPWMEQLGYMLLTSESLKELYTAWYNNGLLRLSHFNNTLVMGATVLSLLLALPLFFGLNVTISLYRDRIAAYLNGNKWLSRLGIFKVSTKKEPIIRWWGAGLYIAVVGGVAVLLVLVIDPFLKWGIEKSASGILQRDVRVGSVNTELFKGFVGINRIEVASDKEEIDLFSIDKIAFDLDMNALLLSKTHIENMQFQGVGFGTEATMKKRYGDAVKEKEKEAVASKQQVKSFEIPSIDLPTPKELLAKADLKSKKIYDKAKKEYETLDAKWRKIQKEQLSKEVLLQYQNDLKVMQEDARSKDPQKLLALAQKVTDYQKKLDEQKKTLLSLKKEFTADKKRAAALLAEMKNAPQEDYARLRSNYTLDASGGINLFGLLFSQKIAHYLHLARGYYAKAEPYLKSDEVPQELPPRGEGRWIRYAQYLPSPDLWIARTELSGEKSAQRFEGIISDLSDDQKALGRALTFEAKSDGPLVKGLQLEGEDNRLGEQTVDTLRFKANAIAMERFDLNKIQIDNSRIGFDGKLILYEGRDISGSGHVVFKEAQISLEGLNGKGAQVMNDMLREIRQFGADVDVEGNWQSPSVKVASDLDKKLSAAFRKVMAKEAEKYKKELKVLLDEQLKEQLGKLNEMSGGMADTGKLLEQQNLSLGALQQQAEALLGGKSSQKLLKDQKSQEKVKKLFGF, translated from the coding sequence ATGGAATTCATAAAAAAACTCTTTAAGGCCCTAAACTCGGCCCAGCATCCGTGGCAGGTGACGCTGGCGATCACCTTGGGAATGGTCGCCGGTCTGACGCCGATGAGCGGAACGCAGACACTGTTGATCCTGTTTGTGGTTTTTTTGCTCAACATCCATATCGGTCTCTTTTTTGCGGCATCGGCACTCTTCGCCGGTATCGCCTACATCTTCGATCCATGGATGGAGCAGCTGGGTTATATGCTGCTCACTTCGGAGAGCCTGAAAGAGCTCTATACGGCCTGGTATAACAACGGGCTGTTGCGTCTGAGTCACTTCAACAACACGCTTGTAATGGGGGCAACAGTGCTGAGTCTGCTTTTGGCCCTGCCGCTCTTTTTCGGACTTAACGTCACCATTTCGCTCTACCGCGACAGGATCGCCGCGTATCTAAACGGCAACAAATGGCTTTCGCGGCTGGGCATTTTCAAGGTCTCGACCAAAAAAGAGCCGATTATACGCTGGTGGGGTGCGGGGCTCTATATCGCCGTTGTCGGCGGTGTGGCGGTACTGTTGGTGCTGGTGATCGATCCCTTTTTGAAGTGGGGGATCGAGAAAAGCGCTTCGGGCATTTTACAGAGAGATGTGCGTGTCGGTTCGGTCAATACGGAGCTTTTCAAAGGCTTTGTCGGCATTAACAGGATCGAGGTGGCAAGTGATAAAGAGGAGATTGATCTCTTCTCCATAGATAAGATCGCTTTTGACCTTGACATGAACGCCCTTCTACTCTCCAAGACCCATATTGAGAATATGCAGTTTCAAGGGGTGGGCTTCGGAACCGAAGCGACGATGAAGAAGCGGTACGGTGATGCGGTAAAAGAGAAGGAGAAAGAAGCGGTTGCATCCAAGCAGCAGGTGAAGAGTTTTGAGATCCCATCCATCGATCTCCCGACCCCGAAAGAGCTTTTAGCCAAGGCGGACCTGAAGTCAAAAAAGATCTATGACAAAGCGAAAAAAGAGTATGAGACCCTTGATGCGAAGTGGCGAAAGATACAAAAAGAGCAGCTCTCCAAAGAGGTGCTCTTACAGTATCAGAACGATCTTAAAGTGATGCAGGAAGACGCCAGATCCAAAGACCCTCAGAAACTTCTCGCCCTTGCACAGAAGGTGACTGACTATCAGAAAAAACTCGATGAGCAGAAAAAAACGCTTCTTTCACTGAAAAAAGAGTTTACGGCGGACAAGAAGAGAGCAGCGGCACTCTTGGCAGAGATGAAAAATGCACCGCAGGAGGATTATGCCAGACTGCGCTCGAACTACACGCTTGATGCCAGCGGCGGTATCAACCTTTTTGGACTGCTCTTCAGCCAAAAGATCGCCCACTACCTGCATCTGGCCCGCGGCTACTATGCGAAGGCGGAGCCGTACCTGAAGAGCGATGAGGTGCCTCAAGAGCTGCCGCCGCGCGGTGAAGGGCGCTGGATCCGTTATGCTCAATACCTGCCGAGTCCCGATCTCTGGATAGCGCGCACCGAACTCAGCGGTGAAAAGAGTGCACAGCGGTTCGAGGGGATCATCAGCGATCTCTCCGACGATCAAAAAGCCCTTGGACGTGCACTGACCTTTGAAGCCAAAAGTGACGGACCACTGGTGAAAGGGCTGCAGCTAGAGGGTGAAGACAACCGTTTGGGTGAACAAACGGTCGACACCCTGCGATTCAAGGCGAATGCGATCGCGATGGAGCGCTTCGATCTCAACAAGATACAGATCGATAACAGCAGGATCGGTTTTGACGGGAAGTTGATACTTTATGAGGGGCGTGATATCTCGGGTTCCGGACATGTCGTTTTCAAAGAGGCGCAGATCTCGCTTGAAGGGCTTAATGGCAAAGGTGCGCAGGTGATGAACGATATGCTTAGAGAGATCCGTCAATTCGGCGCCGATGTGGATGTTGAGGGCAATTGGCAGTCGCCGTCCGTAAAGGTCGCCTCCGATCTGGACAAAAAACTCTCTGCCGCGTTCAGGAAGGTGATGGCCAAAGAGGCCGAAAAATACAAAAAAGAGTTGAAGGTGCTGCTGGATGAGCAGCTCAAAGAACAGCTCGGCAAACTTAACGAGATGAGCGGGGGCATGGCCGATACCGGAAAACTTCTTGAGCAGCAGAACCTCTCTTTAGGGGCGTTGCAGCAGCAAGCCGAGGCCCTGCTTGGGGGTAAAAGCAGCCAGAAGCTGCTCAAAGACCAAAAGAGCCAGGAGAAGGTCAAGAAACTTTTTGGCTTTTAA
- the radC gene encoding DNA repair protein RadC, translating to MMKTIDELYKEDKPREKLLKKGAQSLKEYELLAVLLGSGVQGKDVLKLSKEVITLFESSFNELSINLLAEIHGLGAAKAAQIISAIELSRRYLIKQNSKINSAECVHDALKEYGSKKQEYFLAMTLDGASHIIETRVISIGTLNQSLVHPREVFADAISDRAAGIIIAHNHPSGQLIASHEDRSVTKRLKEVGQLMGIELLDHVILTREGYLSFREEGFL from the coding sequence ATGATGAAAACAATCGATGAACTGTATAAAGAGGACAAACCGCGTGAGAAGCTTCTTAAAAAAGGGGCACAGTCACTCAAAGAGTATGAGTTGCTGGCCGTGCTTCTCGGCAGCGGTGTGCAGGGCAAGGACGTGCTCAAACTCTCCAAAGAGGTTATTACCCTGTTTGAGAGCTCTTTCAATGAGCTGAGCATCAACCTTCTTGCCGAGATCCACGGCCTTGGTGCGGCAAAGGCAGCGCAGATCATCTCCGCCATCGAACTCTCCCGCCGTTATCTCATCAAACAAAACAGCAAAATCAATTCAGCAGAATGTGTGCACGATGCGCTGAAAGAGTACGGCAGTAAAAAGCAGGAGTACTTTTTGGCGATGACGCTCGACGGGGCTTCGCATATCATTGAGACAAGGGTGATCTCCATCGGGACGCTCAACCAGAGTCTGGTGCACCCGCGCGAAGTCTTTGCGGATGCCATAAGCGACCGCGCTGCAGGGATCATCATTGCCCACAACCACCCTTCGGGACAGTTGATCGCTTCGCACGAAGACAGATCGGTTACAAAACGGCTTAAAGAGGTGGGACAGCTGATGGGGATAGAGCTGCTTGACCATGTCATCTTGACGCGCGAAGGCTATTTGAGTTTCAGAGAAGAGGGTTTTTTGTAG
- a CDS encoding CDP-alcohol phosphatidyltransferase family protein: MKMTIPNILSLSRIAAAPFLILAAYYGSEKLFFMLFSLMLVSDVLDGYIARKLHQCSKIGSKLDSIGDFVTYLSLPLSVWWLWPEIIKTEFVYIMITVVIYLLPGVVALVKFHQPVAYHTWLTKVTAVAMSGGIILLLFTKNSLMFHFGIAVLALEAAENILITLRLSRPQTNVRSLWHILRKK, encoded by the coding sequence ATGAAAATGACGATTCCCAACATTCTCAGCCTCTCTCGCATTGCGGCTGCACCTTTTTTGATCCTGGCTGCTTATTACGGGAGCGAAAAACTCTTTTTTATGCTTTTCAGCCTGATGCTTGTTTCCGATGTACTAGACGGCTACATTGCCCGAAAACTCCATCAGTGCAGCAAGATCGGCTCAAAGCTCGACAGCATCGGCGACTTTGTGACCTACCTGAGTCTGCCGCTGTCTGTCTGGTGGCTCTGGCCTGAGATCATCAAAACGGAATTCGTCTATATCATGATTACGGTTGTCATCTACCTGCTGCCCGGCGTAGTTGCTTTGGTGAAGTTTCATCAGCCTGTCGCTTACCATACATGGCTCACCAAGGTGACGGCAGTGGCTATGAGCGGGGGAATTATTTTACTTCTTTTCACAAAAAACAGCCTTATGTTTCATTTTGGTATTGCCGTTTTAGCCCTGGAGGCGGCTGAGAATATTCTCATAACCCTGCGCTTGAGCAGACCGCAGACCAATGTGCGTTCGCTTTGGCATATACTGCGTAAAAAATAG
- the amrA gene encoding AmmeMemoRadiSam system protein A — translation MGQIYLDIAKKAIEDALYSRDTIEREKIVEVYPMLAEKGAVFVTLNLHGHLRGCIGSLVAHRPLIDDLIDNACSAAFKDPRFFPLSMQELDDVEIEVSLLSPPEVLEYSSIADLKAKVRPGIDGVVLTLYGRRATFLPQVWDELPDFDLFFSHLCQKAGLQSSCLAEHPKIELYQVEKIK, via the coding sequence ATGGGACAGATCTATTTAGATATCGCAAAAAAAGCGATCGAAGATGCTCTGTATAGCAGGGATACGATAGAGCGGGAGAAGATCGTAGAAGTCTATCCTATGTTGGCCGAAAAAGGGGCGGTATTTGTGACCTTGAACCTGCACGGACATTTGCGCGGCTGTATCGGTTCGCTAGTGGCGCACCGTCCTTTGATCGACGATCTCATCGACAACGCCTGCTCGGCCGCATTTAAAGATCCGAGATTTTTCCCTCTGTCGATGCAGGAACTTGACGATGTCGAGATCGAGGTCTCACTGCTGAGTCCTCCCGAGGTGTTGGAGTATAGCTCCATAGCCGACCTTAAAGCCAAAGTCCGCCCGGGCATCGACGGTGTGGTTCTGACTTTGTATGGGCGACGAGCGACCTTCTTGCCGCAGGTGTGGGATGAACTGCCTGATTTTGACCTCTTCTTTTCGCACCTTTGCCAAAAAGCGGGGCTGCAGAGTAGCTGTCTTGCAGAGCACCCGAAGATCGAGCTTTACCAGGTTGAGAAGATCAAGTAA
- the amrB gene encoding AmmeMemoRadiSam system protein B encodes MSIRENAVAGSFYPASCSEIERYIAHFNTVLDENKFKSEAVELAPKAIIVPHAGYIYSGFTANVAYRSAAQKRAGVKRVVVIGPSHRVYIDGASVALFDRYDSPCGEMKIDLSLSKALKERFGFLHFAPEAHREHSTEVQVPFLQHYFPRAELVEIVYGDLDDRALSTLIDQVLEDEETLVVISTDLSHFHTKEVAQHLDSLCIQGMADLKKAEFESGCEACGMIGVKAVVDAANRAGLQSQVLDYRTSADATDDEQSVVGYVSCLIG; translated from the coding sequence ATGAGTATTAGAGAGAATGCTGTAGCCGGGTCGTTCTACCCGGCATCATGCAGTGAGATAGAGCGCTATATTGCCCATTTCAATACGGTTTTGGATGAGAATAAGTTTAAAAGCGAAGCGGTTGAATTAGCCCCGAAAGCCATCATTGTTCCGCATGCAGGGTATATCTACAGCGGTTTTACGGCCAATGTCGCCTACAGAAGCGCCGCGCAAAAGAGAGCAGGGGTCAAACGCGTTGTCGTGATCGGACCGAGTCATAGGGTCTATATTGACGGTGCCTCTGTCGCCCTCTTTGACCGTTACGATTCCCCTTGCGGCGAGATGAAGATCGATCTCTCTTTGAGCAAGGCACTAAAAGAGCGTTTCGGCTTTCTCCACTTTGCACCGGAGGCCCACCGTGAACATTCAACAGAGGTCCAGGTGCCTTTCCTACAGCACTACTTTCCCCGTGCAGAGCTTGTCGAGATCGTCTATGGCGACCTCGATGACAGAGCGCTCTCGACGCTTATCGACCAGGTACTCGAAGATGAGGAGACCCTGGTCGTCATCAGTACCGACCTGAGCCACTTTCATACCAAAGAGGTAGCACAGCACCTTGACAGTCTCTGCATACAGGGTATGGCCGATCTTAAAAAAGCCGAATTCGAAAGCGGCTGCGAAGCCTGCGGGATGATCGGTGTCAAAGCGGTGGTTGACGCTGCGAACAGGGCCGGTCTGCAAAGCCAGGTGCTGGACTATCGCACCAGTGCCGATGCCACTGACGATGAGCAGAGCGTCGTGGGCTATGTCTCCTGCCTGATCGGGTGA
- a CDS encoding PhnA domain-containing protein translates to MSIDKVLMERSGGVCELCGSSENLSEFTVAPKDEKILVCGTCSEQLNDADKVDPNHWRCLNDSMWSVEPAVQVVVYRMLNALKAEGWPQDLLDQMYMEPEVIEWAQEGMADESREPTKDSNGTILEQGDSVTIIKDLEVKGAGFTAKRGTVVKNIALTDNPEQIEGRVNGTRIVLLSKFLKKM, encoded by the coding sequence ATGAGTATAGATAAGGTCCTGATGGAACGAAGCGGCGGTGTCTGCGAACTGTGCGGCTCAAGCGAGAACCTGAGCGAGTTTACCGTTGCGCCTAAAGATGAGAAGATCCTCGTCTGTGGTACCTGCAGTGAACAGCTCAACGATGCGGATAAGGTAGACCCCAACCACTGGCGTTGTCTGAATGACAGTATGTGGTCGGTTGAGCCGGCAGTCCAGGTTGTTGTCTACCGAATGCTCAATGCCCTCAAAGCAGAAGGTTGGCCGCAGGATCTTCTGGACCAGATGTATATGGAGCCGGAAGTGATCGAGTGGGCACAAGAGGGTATGGCGGATGAAAGCCGTGAGCCGACGAAAGACAGCAACGGCACTATCCTGGAGCAGGGCGACAGTGTTACCATCATCAAAGACCTTGAAGTGAAGGGCGCCGGTTTTACGGCAAAACGCGGGACCGTCGTCAAGAACATCGCTTTGACGGACAACCCGGAACAGATCGAAGGGCGTGTCAACGGCACCCGTATTGTACTGCTCTCAAAATTCCTCAAAAAGATGTAA
- the ald gene encoding alanine dehydrogenase → MTVGIPKEVKTDEFRVGATPFNVATLVGEGHSVLVESGAGEGSGFSDALYREAGAEIVSGPKVLYGRATLIVKVKEPQPSEYGLLDERHTLFCYLHLAPLPELVAVLAEKKVCAIAYETVASGRELPLLKPMSEIAGKMGPSVAAHHLSRYQGGEGVLIGGAVGVAPAKLLVIGAGNAGFNAAKTAAGMGADVTVVNRSTPKLEQLQRVLPGVKTAVYSPEVLRGLLQKTDIVISTVLIHGGATAPKLITREMLRQMKKGAVLVDIPIDQGGSSEASRPTTHTDPVFIEEGVLHYCVANMPGAYPKTASVALTNATFPYMRKLAKEGSLNAIAKDPSLALGVNLFKGAVTNRAVAETLGLKYEALETLL, encoded by the coding sequence ATGACAGTCGGCATACCTAAAGAGGTGAAAACAGACGAGTTCCGTGTCGGTGCGACACCTTTCAATGTCGCGACCCTTGTCGGGGAGGGGCACAGTGTCCTTGTCGAGAGCGGCGCCGGAGAAGGAAGCGGCTTCAGCGATGCACTCTACCGCGAGGCCGGCGCGGAGATCGTAAGCGGCCCCAAAGTGCTCTACGGCCGCGCAACTTTGATCGTCAAGGTCAAAGAGCCGCAGCCGAGCGAGTACGGACTTCTGGATGAACGCCATACCCTCTTCTGCTACCTCCATCTTGCACCGCTACCGGAGCTGGTCGCGGTACTGGCCGAAAAAAAGGTCTGCGCCATCGCCTACGAGACCGTCGCCTCGGGCAGAGAGCTGCCGCTGCTCAAACCGATGAGCGAGATAGCCGGTAAGATGGGCCCTTCGGTCGCGGCCCACCACCTCAGCCGATACCAGGGCGGTGAGGGGGTACTGATAGGCGGTGCCGTCGGCGTAGCCCCGGCGAAACTTCTGGTCATCGGCGCCGGCAATGCCGGTTTCAATGCGGCAAAAACAGCCGCCGGCATGGGCGCGGATGTGACCGTTGTGAACCGTTCCACACCCAAACTCGAACAGCTTCAGAGAGTGCTTCCCGGCGTCAAGACAGCCGTCTACTCGCCCGAAGTGCTCCGCGGGCTGCTGCAGAAGACCGACATCGTGATCAGCACGGTGCTGATCCACGGGGGAGCGACCGCGCCGAAGCTGATCACCCGGGAGATGCTGCGTCAGATGAAAAAAGGGGCCGTTCTCGTCGATATACCTATTGATCAGGGCGGCAGCTCCGAAGCCTCGCGGCCGACGACCCATACCGACCCGGTTTTCATCGAAGAGGGCGTGCTTCACTACTGCGTGGCCAACATGCCGGGAGCCTATCCGAAGACCGCCTCGGTCGCGCTGACCAATGCCACCTTTCCCTATATGCGTAAACTGGCCAAGGAAGGAAGTCTAAATGCGATTGCGAAGGACCCGTCACTCGCGCTCGGGGTCAACCTCTTCAAGGGTGCGGTCACCAACCGCGCCGTCGCCGAAACGCTCGGCCTGAAATATGAAGCGCTCGAAACACTGCTCTGA
- a CDS encoding alpha/beta hydrolase, with the protein MKIPKSGRMMFSIIAIPVIAYGAICLLFYMFQRQMLYYPTPEVNVPGVAHIILDRGKVRIKVWTINTGRQKALIYFGGNAENVAYNIDDFRTLFPDRTVYLVNYRGYGGSSGSPSEKGFQRDALLAYDHFSKYHSAVSVMGRSVGAAVATYLASQRRVEKLVLITPFDSAVSVGRKIYPFLPMGLIVQEKLDAAAMAGKITAATLIVAAADDEIIPYENTRNLAEAFTGVRPEFVSLSGVGHNTVQLHPDYKKQISSFLQ; encoded by the coding sequence ATGAAGATCCCGAAAAGCGGCAGGATGATGTTCTCGATAATAGCGATACCGGTGATCGCCTACGGAGCGATCTGTCTTCTCTTTTATATGTTTCAGCGCCAGATGCTCTATTACCCGACGCCCGAGGTAAATGTCCCGGGTGTGGCGCACATCATACTCGACAGAGGGAAGGTGCGCATCAAGGTCTGGACCATTAACACAGGCAGGCAGAAGGCGCTGATCTATTTCGGGGGCAATGCCGAGAACGTCGCCTACAACATCGATGATTTCAGGACGCTCTTCCCCGACCGTACTGTCTACCTCGTCAACTACCGCGGTTACGGCGGCAGCAGCGGATCGCCTAGCGAAAAGGGGTTCCAGAGAGATGCCCTGCTGGCGTATGACCACTTCTCCAAATACCACAGCGCGGTTTCGGTGATGGGACGAAGCGTGGGTGCGGCGGTCGCGACCTATCTGGCCTCGCAGCGCCGCGTAGAAAAGCTTGTCCTTATCACCCCTTTCGACAGCGCCGTGAGTGTCGGCAGAAAGATCTACCCGTTTTTGCCGATGGGATTGATTGTGCAGGAGAAGCTGGATGCGGCAGCTATGGCAGGGAAGATCACCGCAGCGACACTGATCGTAGCTGCAGCTGATGATGAGATCATCCCCTACGAGAACACCCGTAACCTGGCAGAGGCTTTTACCGGGGTGCGTCCGGAATTTGTCTCACTCAGCGGGGTGGGGCACAACACCGTGCAGCTGCACCCCGACTACAAGAAGCAGATCTCCTCGTTTTTGCAGTAG
- a CDS encoding MBL fold metallo-hydrolase, protein MMKSGGITLSIVFDNYLFLDGLKTLWGFSCYIETPKKTILFDTGSNGRVLLENMNKLNKSIKKIDTLFLSHHHWDHIGGVDSLIELNPNVDIIAPDSLSKRYVRDLRSMVRSVTVIGEKETLIGDDLYSTGMMGDDITEQAIVIDSDAGLIIVTGCAHSGIVAIAAKAQAMLNKKIALLVGGFHLVQEEETQILNVIDELKKMKIDYLCPTHCSGERAIELFQETFSERCIKGGLGRVITME, encoded by the coding sequence ATGATGAAGAGCGGCGGCATAACACTTAGCATCGTTTTTGACAACTACCTTTTTTTAGACGGACTGAAGACATTATGGGGTTTCTCCTGTTATATCGAGACCCCGAAAAAGACCATTCTCTTTGACACCGGAAGCAACGGAAGAGTGCTTCTGGAAAATATGAATAAGCTGAACAAAAGTATCAAAAAGATCGACACCCTTTTTCTATCACATCATCACTGGGACCATATAGGCGGCGTCGACTCCCTCATCGAACTGAATCCTAATGTCGACATCATCGCCCCCGACTCGCTCTCGAAACGTTATGTCCGTGATCTGAGATCGATGGTCAGAAGCGTTACGGTTATCGGAGAGAAAGAAACCCTTATAGGTGATGACCTTTATTCAACCGGGATGATGGGCGATGACATAACAGAACAAGCTATCGTCATCGACAGCGATGCGGGGCTGATCATCGTTACCGGTTGTGCCCACAGCGGTATCGTCGCGATCGCAGCAAAAGCGCAGGCGATGCTGAACAAAAAGATAGCCCTTCTGGTCGGCGGATTTCATCTTGTGCAGGAAGAAGAGACGCAGATCCTGAACGTCATAGATGAACTCAAAAAGATGAAGATCGATTATCTCTGCCCGACCCACTGCAGCGGTGAAAGGGCGATAGAGCTGTTTCAGGAGACGTTTTCAGAGCGCTGTATCAAAGGCGGTCTCGGCCGCGTTATCACAATGGAGTAG
- a CDS encoding permease: protein MKKEQRSKPANLSGWILLGVTIILYGVTAFLDASTARAALGKSLGVLKMIAPILLIVFFLMALLNTFIKPKSIAKHLGRESGLKGWFFALAGGVISHGPGYIWYPMLSELRDHNARDGLIIAFLYARAIKLPWLPVMVGYFGIAFTLVLIFYILLGAWIQGLLADKMASKNRTHL, encoded by the coding sequence ATGAAAAAGGAGCAGCGTTCCAAACCGGCAAACCTCAGCGGGTGGATCCTACTGGGTGTTACGATCATCCTCTATGGTGTCACCGCATTTTTAGACGCCTCTACAGCACGCGCTGCACTCGGCAAAAGCCTCGGTGTACTCAAAATGATCGCGCCGATCCTGTTGATCGTCTTTTTTCTGATGGCCCTGCTGAACACCTTTATCAAGCCCAAAAGCATTGCCAAACATCTGGGAAGAGAGAGCGGTCTCAAGGGATGGTTTTTCGCGCTGGCAGGCGGTGTTATCAGCCACGGGCCGGGTTATATCTGGTACCCGATGCTCAGCGAACTGCGAGACCATAATGCGCGCGACGGGCTGATTATCGCCTTTTTATACGCGCGTGCCATCAAGCTGCCCTGGCTGCCGGTCATGGTCGGCTATTTCGGCATTGCATTTACCCTGGTATTGATCTTCTATATTCTGCTGGGCGCATGGATTCAGGGTCTGCTCGCCGATAAAATGGCATCAAAAAACAGGACACACCTCTGA